The segment acaagtatttggtggttgtattattgacaggtaaaagcctaaaccttaaatatatgatgacccaattttttccgatgtatttccaagaaaaaaacatagtcttgtattcagaacaatatggtcatttcaatcgctgaatcaaaaatgaatgagaattaaatgtcaaagctcaaaaacagacaattaatcgtcataatcgccaaagccctaaaacagacaattaatcgccataaccgcaatgatttattagacaattaatcgtcaatcaaatttcataatcgtgacagccctaccccCAAATATGATCAACCTTTTGTGAGAGACccccttttctaaaatatatatcaatctatattttttctgtgtaaagacacatttaaaatgtgttagaTAAATAGTAAATAGGATATTATTAAGACAACAAATTGTTTCTAAACCTAAATAATTTCACTTCGAGTCCCAAAAAAGAAACTATAGTGAGATTCTGGAAACTATCAATAGcaaaaaaagcagataaacactgtggacatttatcatttttctgGGGGACCCCTTGCAACCTTCTGGAGGCCCCCTGGGGGTCCctggaccccagtttgaaaacccctgccatagtgcttcgaacgGGAAGGGTGGAGTGAACTGTTGGTTGcaaacctcactgctagatgtcgctaaatttcatacactggacatttAAAGATTTAACAATTTTCTATTTTTCAATATGGGGGTTTTCAAACTTCACCCTTTTTACccaaaacaagacatttaaccCCAGGTTACCCTAAGAGTACTGTCCTTGCAGCATGTTTTCTGTAAGTCACCTTGTGTAAAagttaaataatacaattttcatCTGGTACCTTATTTCTAAACTAGAAAGACAAAAAGGAAACAGCTGTCTTTGGAAACTAATGTGTTCTGTTGTGTAACAGTTTGTATTACTGTCTGAAATAAGAAAGAACACTAGATTAAATAAAGACAGAGATGAAAATGAAAGCCAGCTGTAGAACAACAAGACTATATCAGTTTCATCTGTAACCATGAAAGGAAAGGACTCAGGGATAAAAAACACTGACTCTAAACTTGTACTGTAGCTCAGTCAGCTGGTACTTACGCAGGTGAAGAGCAGGGCACCGAGGGAAGCGTACACAATGTGGAGaattttgttttgaatgaaGATGCAGAGGATGGAGGCGACGAGCAGGACAATCAGACAGACGAAAAGCACACCCCAGCAGGAAGTGAAGTCATATTTgctctgtttttaaaacaagaaTGAATTATAAGCATCAGTAGTTGTTATCGCACACAAAGGATGAATCACAGACGTgcatcaaaaacacaaaagctcTGACACAAATTCAAGGAATTTCTATATGACAACATATTCCCACATGGCCCTTCATAGTGACCAAAACctccaaaaaggaaaaaacacaacataacagAGCCACataattttacattatattttaaatcttCTATAATGACAGACTGAAATTGTAGTTTTTGGtgacaaaatattttcagaACCAAACAGGACAGAAAAGAATTCACAGTGAGAGTGAATGAATGGTGTGTAAACAGACCTGCAGGGAGAACAGCACAACTGTAAAGCAGACCACAACGGTGATGCCCACTGCCATGATGACTGCATCTGTGTCATAATAGCTGGCGACCATGCCCACCATGTAGGACAGACTCAGGGTCAGGATGGACTGGAAAAATAATAAGAGACAAGTCAGTCAGTCAGTACACATTACATGCACACCCAACTCAAATATCACTTATACAAattaactacaaaataaaagattttaGTTTTCATGTCTATTTTTATGCTAACAAAACACTGCAGATATTTTGCATTACAGTGCAGAGTAAAAAATATCGGACAATCTGTAAATAACAGTTGTTGTACCAGTGCCACTAGATTCCATGGGTGTTTGCGACGAAACTCTCCGCAGCAGCTGAGCACGATGAGTGCCACGAAGAAGATTGCGTACGACACATAGTACGTCCACTGATTCCTACGTACAAACACTTTGACGTCGGTCGAAAAGGTGAAAATGGCAACAAAAGAGAAGGTGACCAACAGCTGAACAGTCAGCACCAAAAACACCTGAGAACAGAGTGAAGAAAAAATACTTGTATTTAACACACTATAGTGTGACTCACTATTTTAAATACACACTACTGaagatactgtatgtatgttatactgccacatttcatacactgcgtTTAGTTTAGTGGAAATTCGCTGTTGCATATATTCTACAAAATAATGTccgttaaaattattttattaccttTCTAATAAAGGCCTGTCTGATACTCTTATCTTCCCAGTTTGAGTTAGAAAACTCGTCGTTGCCATAATAAGAGGGGGGACCATCTCCAGTGTGATAACCAGGACTCCCAATAGATGCTgccaacacacaaatacaagtGATTTTTATTGTAACTGTAAATTGTTTACGTGATTACCCAGGGTACACTACTGACATCTAGTCAATACGGTAGTAAAACAGCCATACAAATGGAAAACTACAAGACCAGATTATAGGTTTGGATAGGAAAGCACATTTCATAGCATCTATATAAGCAGTAGAAATAGTGGTAGAAACACTCTTAATAACTTTCTTAACCTAATTGTTACAGCAGTGACTGGGGATAAGGTAAAAAGTAACGAAGAATATATTTTGGTCTTCAGACATTGCAACATTTTGCTCAGGCAAAGCACTTCACCTCTCCTCACCCCCAGGAGGACCAAGAAATATACACTGAGTAAACACAATTATTTACTTAGAAAAGATCTGCTGCTTTGTAGGGACACACCACTCTCTGTGCTCTGTTACAGTCTTACCAgtcattagaaaacaaaaatgtttaaccaaacagaaacaaaataaaatcttataTTATCTAATAATCTGTTCTATAAGCTAATGTTTTTTGCAGGACTTACCATTGGGATCTGCACTAATGCCAGGTTGGTCAGGCCCGTGCTGGTAAGGACTCTGTGGGTATGGCCCCTGAGGATAGGTCCCCTGTGGGTAGGGCATCTGTGGATACGGCATCTGCGGGTAGGGTCCAGGGCCAAACCCAGGCTGGGCTGCGGGTTGCCCAAAAGCAGGCTGTCCGTAACCAGTCTGGTTATAGGGGTCAGGTGCCACGTATGGAGGTGCTGCTGGACCCTGGCTGTAGTTGGGTGGGGGCATGCCAAACACATCAGTTTTGGGCGGTCCGTAGACATTGTTGTGAAGAGGGTTGTTTTCCCCCATTATAGGGTAGCTGGGCTTTTCCTGAGACATGTCTCCTTCCCTTACTGTAAAACTGATAGGGACAGAAAATATGAAAGGTCAAAAAGGACAGATCAGCTATAGAACGAGCGCAATAGCAAACAGTGTAAAATATTAGATTTAATGTACAGCAGTGTTGGGGAGTAACAATGTACAGTGAACAATAATATTTCAAAGTATATTTCTCAACACTGACAAAAAGTACACAAAATGAAACTGCTGGACAAACCTACTATCAGCTGAGAGACAATAACAACACTTCAGATTGCACTCAATGAATCCACTGCAGGAAAGATAATCTCTGCTTTTAATGACCCGATCTAAAC is part of the Triplophysa rosa linkage group LG16, Trosa_1v2, whole genome shotgun sequence genome and harbors:
- the grinaa gene encoding glutamate receptor, ionotropic, N-methyl D-aspartate-associated protein 1a (glutamate binding), giving the protein MSQEKPSYPIMGENNPLHNNVYGPPKTDVFGMPPPNYSQGPAAPPYVAPDPYNQTGYGQPAFGQPAAQPGFGPGPYPQMPYPQMPYPQGTYPQGPYPQSPYQHGPDQPGISADPNASIGSPGYHTGDGPPSYYGNDEFSNSNWEDKSIRQAFIRKVFLVLTVQLLVTFSFVAIFTFSTDVKVFVRRNQWTYYVSYAIFFVALIVLSCCGEFRRKHPWNLVALSILTLSLSYMVGMVASYYDTDAVIMAVGITVVVCFTVVLFSLQSKYDFTSCWGVLFVCLIVLLVASILCIFIQNKILHIVYASLGALLFTCFLAVDTQLLLGNKKLSLSPEEYVFGALNLYTDIINIFLYILAIVGRTRE